The DNA segment GGAGGACCAGCACGGGAATATCGATCCGCTCAAGATCGGCGCGGTTGTCGGCGAAGAATGTCGCGCGGGCGAAATCGCGCGCGATGTCGGGATCGGTGGCGCAGAAGCTCGTCGTCAGCCGCTCGCCGAGTTCGGGCCGGTCGGCATTGCCCATGATCGCGGGGGCCATGGCCGCGGACCAGCCGAGATGGTTGTCGGCAAGGAATTCGAGCAGCTCCTCGATCTGCGCTTCGGAAAAGCCGCCGACATAGCCGGCCTCTGCATCATCGATATAGCGGGGCGAAGGGCCGACCATCACCAGCCTGGAAAACAGGCCGGGTGCCTGCAGGGCCGCCAGCGCGCCGATCATGGCGCTCACCGAATGGCCGACGAATATCGCGCCCTCCAGCCCCAGTTCGCGCCCTATCTCGACGACATCGGAGGCATAGCCATCGAGGCTGGCATATTTCCGCGCATCATAGGCGGAGAGATCGGACCGGCCCGCGCCGACATAGTCGAAGAGGACAGTGCGGAACTCGCCTTCGAACGCACGGGCTACATCGCGCCACATCGGCTGATCGCAACCGAACCCATGCGCGAACATCATGGTGCGCGCGCCCGTTCCCGAAACGGTGACATTGTTCCGTGCGAGCACCATGCTAAGCCCCTATCAGATCGCCATGCCCATGCCTATGGCTGCGGCGACCGGGGGGGGAGCCACGTGAATAAGGCAGGGATTTCGCAGCGCAAATCGGCCTTCCTGTGGCTCGCCATGCTGGCCGCGGTGGTGACCGCCGCGAACCTGTGGAAGCCCTATCATCTCGACGACACCGCGCATCTCCTGATCGCGCAGTGGATCGCTGAAAATCCGCTGCGGCCAATGAGCGGGATCTTGAACTGGATCGGTGTCGACGAACCGATCCATCGCACCAATCAGCCGCACCTGTTCTTCTACCTCATGGCCGGCTGGGGCCGGCTGTTCGGGTGGAGCGAGCCCGCGCAGCACGCGCTGCTGGCGCTGTTCAGCATCGCCTGCATCGCGCTCACCTACCGCCTGGCCCGTGGCCTGGTGCCCGAACACGCGCTGTGGGTGACGGCGCTGGTGGTGCTGAGCCCCGCCTTCGTCGTCAGCCAGAACATGATGGTCGACGTGCCGCTGCTGGCCTGCTGGCTGTGGTTCTTCGCGGCGCTCATGGGGCCGGCATCGCGACGTTCCGGCATCGGACCCTACCTTTCGGCGGCCCTGGCGGCGAGCTGCGCGGTGCTGATCAAATACAGCAGCCTGGCGCTGCTGCCGATCCTCGCCTTCGTCATCCTGTGGGACCGGCGCTGGCGCGCGCTGCCGGTCGTGCTGCTGCCCGTGGCGGTGCTGGGGGCGTGGAGCGTTTTCAACCTTGCCGATTACGGCGGCGTGCACATTCTGCAGCGCGGCGGCGGGTCCTCCGATCTGCTGCGGCCGGCCAAGTTCGCGATTGCCTGGGTGCTGATCCTCGGCGGGGTCACGCCGTTGGGGCTGGCGTGGGCGGCATCCCACCCACGCTTCCGCCGGATCGGCGTGCTCGCAGCTAGCCTCGCCGCGACCGCGCTCGCCGCGGTGGCCGCACTGGTGGCGCTATCCCTCTTGTCCGACGAGGCGGCGGACCTGTTCCTGTGGGGCCTGTTCGCGGTCAACGGATCGCTCGGCCTTGCCGCGGTGGTGGCGGGGGCGCTGGCTGTCCTGCCCGGTTTACGCACGCGCATCGGGGACCAGGGCGATACCCGGGACCGGCTCATCCTGCTGCTATGGATCGCGGGCGGGGCAGGCTTCTATATTCTCCTCGCGCCCTTCTCTGCGGTGCGCCACCTGTTGACCGTGCTCCCGGCGATCGTGCTTCTCGCCTGCCTGGGGATGCGGGCGGGTCTCGGGCCGCGGACCAAGCGCGCCGCACTCGCCGCCTCGGCTCTGCTGTCGGCGGGGATCGCCACGGCGGACTTCCGCTTCGCGTGGTTCTACAAGACGCAGGCCGCGCGCATCGCCGCCGACCTCCAAGCCTCCGGCCTCGCGCAGGATCGCACGATCTGGACCAGCGGCCATTGGGGCTGGCAATGGTATGCGAACCAGGCGGGCTTCCGCCAGATCGATTACCGCACCTCGCGCCCGCAGCCTGGCGATCTCTTCATCGAAGCGGTGGGCGTCGACCGGCAGTTTCCAAAGGACCGGCTCGCTCTCGAACCGCTCCGCTCGGTGGTGCAAAGCTCCAGCCGCGCCAGTTTGTTCTGCACCGCGCGCCCGATCCGCTTCTATCTCTCGGGCAGCCGCTACGGCCCCTGGTCGCTCAGCATGGACTGCCGGCAGCGGATCGACATCTACCGGGTCCGCTGAAGGCGCGGGCCTACATGCTGCGCGCGATCAGCATCTTCATGATCTCGTTGCTGCCGCCGAAGATGCGGGTGATGCGGCTGTCGCGGAACATCTTCGCGATCGGGTATTCGTTGATATAGCCCCAGCCGCCGTGGAGCTGGAGGCATTTGTCGACCACCTCCCCCTGCAGCTCGGTCAGCCAGTATTTGGCGATCGAGGCGGTGGTCACGTCCAATTCGCTGCGCAGCAGCTTGGCGATGCAATCGTTGAGGAACACCTTGGCCGCGGTGCCGCGCGCTTTCAGATCGGCGAGCACGAACTGCGTGTTCTGGAAGTCCCAGATCGTCTGCCCGAAGGCCTTGCGCCCCTTCACATATTCGACAGTGGTATCGAGCGCCTTTTCGATCGTGCTCATCGCGCCGACCGCGATCACCAGCCGCTCCTGCGGCAGCTCCCCCATGAGCTGGTAGAAGCCCCGCCCCTCCTCGCCGCCGAGAACATTGTCGGCGGGCACGAACACATCGTCGAAGAACAGCTCGCTGGTATCGGCGGCGTCCTGGCCCACCTTGTCGAGCTGCTTGCCGCGGCGGAAGCCTTCCGCGCCATCGGTCTCCAGGCAGATGAGGCTGATGCCCTTGGCGCGCTGCGTCGGGTCGGTCTTGGCAACAACGACCACGAAATTGGCGAGCTGGCCGCTCGATATGAAGGTCTTGGCGCCGTTCAGCCGATAGCCGTTGCCGTCGCGCACCGCGCTGGTGGTGATGGACTGAAGGTCACTGCCCACGCCGGGCTCGGTCATGGCGATGGCGCTGATGAGCTCGCCGGTAACAAGGCGGGGCAGCCAGCGGCGCTTCTGCTCCTCGGTCCCGTGGCGGACGATGTAGGGCAGGATGATCACGTTGTGCAAGGACGCCGCAAAACCGTCGACGCCCTTCTCCGCCTGCTGGTCGAGCACCACCAGATCATGGCGAAAGTCGCCGCCATGGCCGCCGTATTCCTCCGGCACCGTCATGCCGAGGAGGCCCGCCTGCCCCGCCTCTTCCCAGAAGGCGCGCTCGACCATCCCGTCCTCGCGCCATTTCGCGACGCGCTTCTCGGGCGCGTGCTGTTCGAAGAACTTGCCGACCGCATCGCGGAACACCGCGATCTCCTCGTCGGCCATGAAGGCGGGATCGGGAACGTTGATGACGGGCATTTGCTATCCTCTCCAAGCACTACAGCCAGCGTGGCGCCTGATGCTTCGGCTGCGCAACGCCTCACCTATTTCCCGGTCCAGTTCGGCTTGCGCTTCTCGGCGAAGGCGAGCGAGCCTTCGCGCGCGTCCTGGCTCATGAACACCGGGCCGATCAGCTGGGCCTGGCGGTCGTAGCGCTCCTCCATCGACCAGCCGCGGCTTTCGCGCATGATCTGCTTGGAGACGCGCACCGCCAGCGGGCCGTTTTCCGCGATCCGCGCGGCGAGCTCCAGCGCGCCCTCGAGCGCCGGGCCATCGACCACGCGGTTGATGAGGCCGAGCTGATAGGCGCGTTCCGCATCGATGAAGTCGCCGGTCAGCGCCAGCTCCATCGCGATACGCTCCGGGATCTGGTCGGGCAGCATCATCACGCCCCCGGCGGCGGCGACAAGGCCGCGCTTGGCTTCGGGGATGCCGAACTTGGCCTGCGCGTTCGCCACCACGAGGTCGCAGGCGATCATCAGCTCCAGCCCGCCGGCGAGCGCATAGCCCTCGACCGCCGCGATCAGCGGCTTGGCCGGAGGCTTCTGCACCACGCCGCCAAACCCCCGCCCTTCGACGCTGGGGCTCTCCCCGCGCAGGAAGCCTTTCAAATCCATGCCCGAACAGAAGGTCCCGCCCGCGCCGGTAAGGATGCCGACCCGCAGCGCGTCCTCCGCATCGAGCCGGTCCATCGCCGCCGCAATGCCCTCGGCGGCCGCCTTGGACATCGCGTTCTTGGCCTCGGGCCGGTTGATGGTGACGATCAGCACGCCGTCACGAACTTCGCTCAGGACTTCTTCCACCATCCTCGCCGACTCCCGTTGCAGATCGAAACGTTAGCCTTCAGGCATGGGGCAAGGTTTCCGCTTACGTCAACCCGAATGTCGAAGGGTCGCTCTTCACCCGTATTTGCGCTGGTTACGGCCATAGAACGAACCCGGGTGGAAGCGGTCGTGCTTGTCGAGCCCTTCGACCCGCCAGATCTCGTTCCAAAGATGCACCGCGCGCGTGCCGGAGCGGACATAAGCGGCGTGGAACCCGGGCACGAGGGCCTGCTTCAGCCGGTGATAGGCGAGCTTGGCCTTGTCCTTCACGAAACCTGCGTTGCTCTTGTAGACCAGCCGGTCCATCATGAAGTGCGGATAGGGGCAGAACTCGTACCAGGGCGCGACATTGGCTTCGGCGCGGAAATGCGCGATCATCTCGTTCATCAGCATCGGGCCGAGGCTGGTGTATTGAAGTTCGCCCCCCGCGGCCAGCATCGCCGCGCTGCGGTCCTTCAGCCAGCCGATGCGTTCGTCGCCCGGGCGGCACCAGATCGCGCCGACATTGGCATATTGCCCCGCCTCGCGCCCCTCCCATTGGCTCGAGATACGCAGATCCGCGGGTTCGGGCAGCAGCCGGATCGCAAGATGATCGGTATCGAACCACCACCCACCTTTCTGGTGGAGGAGGTTGTACCGGAAGCGATCCGCGAAG comes from the Qipengyuania sediminis genome and includes:
- a CDS encoding alpha/beta fold hydrolase yields the protein MVLARNNVTVSGTGARTMMFAHGFGCDQPMWRDVARAFEGEFRTVLFDYVGAGRSDLSAYDARKYASLDGYASDVVEIGRELGLEGAIFVGHSVSAMIGALAALQAPGLFSRLVMVGPSPRYIDDAEAGYVGGFSEAQIEELLEFLADNHLGWSAAMAPAIMGNADRPELGERLTTSFCATDPDIARDFARATFFADNRADLERIDIPVLVLQCQQDIIAPESVGEFVHARIPGSRYVRLEATGHCPNLSAPDEVTAAIRAFV
- a CDS encoding crotonase/enoyl-CoA hydratase family protein, which encodes MVEEVLSEVRDGVLIVTINRPEAKNAMSKAAAEGIAAAMDRLDAEDALRVGILTGAGGTFCSGMDLKGFLRGESPSVEGRGFGGVVQKPPAKPLIAAVEGYALAGGLELMIACDLVVANAQAKFGIPEAKRGLVAAAGGVMMLPDQIPERIAMELALTGDFIDAERAYQLGLINRVVDGPALEGALELAARIAENGPLAVRVSKQIMRESRGWSMEERYDRQAQLIGPVFMSQDAREGSLAFAEKRKPNWTGK
- a CDS encoding ArnT family glycosyltransferase, with product MNKAGISQRKSAFLWLAMLAAVVTAANLWKPYHLDDTAHLLIAQWIAENPLRPMSGILNWIGVDEPIHRTNQPHLFFYLMAGWGRLFGWSEPAQHALLALFSIACIALTYRLARGLVPEHALWVTALVVLSPAFVVSQNMMVDVPLLACWLWFFAALMGPASRRSGIGPYLSAALAASCAVLIKYSSLALLPILAFVILWDRRWRALPVVLLPVAVLGAWSVFNLADYGGVHILQRGGGSSDLLRPAKFAIAWVLILGGVTPLGLAWAASHPRFRRIGVLAASLAATALAAVAALVALSLLSDEAADLFLWGLFAVNGSLGLAAVVAGALAVLPGLRTRIGDQGDTRDRLILLLWIAGGAGFYILLAPFSAVRHLLTVLPAIVLLACLGMRAGLGPRTKRAALAASALLSAGIATADFRFAWFYKTQAARIAADLQASGLAQDRTIWTSGHWGWQWYANQAGFRQIDYRTSRPQPGDLFIEAVGVDRQFPKDRLALEPLRSVVQSSSRASLFCTARPIRFYLSGSRYGPWSLSMDCRQRIDIYRVR
- a CDS encoding acyl-CoA dehydrogenase family protein, translated to MPVINVPDPAFMADEEIAVFRDAVGKFFEQHAPEKRVAKWREDGMVERAFWEEAGQAGLLGMTVPEEYGGHGGDFRHDLVVLDQQAEKGVDGFAASLHNVIILPYIVRHGTEEQKRRWLPRLVTGELISAIAMTEPGVGSDLQSITTSAVRDGNGYRLNGAKTFISSGQLANFVVVVAKTDPTQRAKGISLICLETDGAEGFRRGKQLDKVGQDAADTSELFFDDVFVPADNVLGGEEGRGFYQLMGELPQERLVIAVGAMSTIEKALDTTVEYVKGRKAFGQTIWDFQNTQFVLADLKARGTAAKVFLNDCIAKLLRSELDVTTASIAKYWLTELQGEVVDKCLQLHGGWGYINEYPIAKMFRDSRITRIFGGSNEIMKMLIARSM